DNA from Peromyscus leucopus breed LL Stock chromosome 3, UCI_PerLeu_2.1, whole genome shotgun sequence:
ATGGGCATTTATTCTGTGGACTGTCTaaaaatgatttcttcttaagctgtataattttgatgaatagaaataatactaggatatttttcatagctcaggctgacataggaaaataacaGTCTTCTCAGCTACAAAGAGCTTTTTACACATTTATCTGACTTAAGacctcagagcaaattcaaagtAGACTAGTTGCCCCTGCAAATGACTTGCACAAGGACAGATTCCCAGGTATCTGGTTGTTAAATCAAGGTCAGGCAAGAGGCAATTTTAGTGCCAGTTCTTCCCTTGCAAAATTCTGGCTGATCACATTAAAGACATTACCCCCTGCACAGATTCTCTCAGCAAGTCTTAGTTTTATGATACaagactcaaggttcagccaactaactatTTATGTTTAGGTCCCAGGATGCTTTTAAGGTGCTGTCCCTCGAAAAGGTATGGCATACTCAGGCGTTACAGACCTCCTCCTGCTCACCAAGGAGCTTGGCTGACCGCCACTCCTACCCATGCCAGTGACCCGGTCAGCGTAACATTCCAAGTCTGAGAGAAACCATGTGATTTCATGTGTGTTATCAGAATGGCTCCATTTCTTGTTTGCTCAAGAAATGTAATGTGACCCTCAAAATATAACTCATATTGTCTAGTGCTTTCTGTTgggaatatatagatatataactaTGTAAAGACAAATTTTTCAAGAAGAGAGATTTCAAAGTGGAGTAATAAAGAAAGTTAGCATAGGAATGCACATGTTCTTTCCCTGCCCCTTAGTTTGGTTCTTGCTGACatcgtgggtttttttttttttttttttttttttccatatcctAGGTGCAGTCTTGAGCAGGCTCTCTAAAGACCATAAATCTCACAAAAGGAGAGCCTTGATTCAAACTTAGGGCCAAGCTTATGTCTACTAACTAAACTAGGCAAGTAGAAGGGGAAAGAACCTTCTACAGCAGTTTTTACCCACTTAAATTAGGAGACTAgatcaaatgaaataaatctgCTGTTTCTGTTATACATTGCTCAAGATAGTACttagctgtttgttttttctttctttcttctggtcCACCTAGGAACTCTGAACCCCTCCACTGGGACTTAATCTCCCTGACCTGTGTTTGTCTGCTGCTCCACCTGCCGTGGGCAGGGACCAGCTGGACGTCGGAATGCACATAGTGGCCATCTTGATCCTGCTCTGCCTTTGCAGAGCTGCTGAGCTTCGCAAGGCCAGCCCTGGTGCTTTGAGAAGCCAGGCCAACcccagccgcagccgcagccagGCAGGTGGCGGCAGGAGAGGCAGCCCCGCCAAACGCTACGCACCAGGCCTCCCCTGCGATGTATATACTTACCTCCATGAGAAATACCTAGACtgccaagaaagaaaattagtttaCGTGTTACCTGACTGGCCTCAAGACCTGCTGCACATGCTGTTAGCGAGAAACAAAATCCGTGTGTTGAAGAACAACATGTTTTCTAAGTTTAAAAGGCTGAAGAGCCTGGACTTGCAACAGAACGAGATCTCCAAAATTGAGAACGACGCCTTCTTTGGTTTAAATAAGCTGACCACCCTCCTGCTGCAGCACAACCAGATCAAGGTGCTGACGGAGGAGGTGTTCATTTACACCCCCCTCCTGAGCTACCTGCGCCTTTATGACAACCCCTGGCACTGTACCTGTGAGTTAGAAACACTTGTTTCAATGCTGCAGATTCCACGGAACCGGAATTTGGGCAACTATGCCAAGTGCGAAAGCCCAGTAGCACTGAGAAATAAAAAACTGCTGCAGCTAAAGACTGATGAGTTATGTGATGAAGAGGATAAGGAGCAACTGGACCCCAAACCCCAAGTATCAGGGAGACCCCCAGTCATCAGGCCTGAAGCAGACTCCACTCTGTGCCACAATTACGTGTTTCCCATCCAAACACTGGACTGCAAgaggaaaggtgtgtgtgcatCTCCCTTCTTGTTTCTGCAGGCTGTTAGGAAGGTATCTAGTCTTAGTCCCCTTCCTGTATCTCAGGTGCCTGGAGCTGTCAGGTAGCATTCTCCAACAATAGTGGAATCTATGGAGTCCGATTCAAGGCAGCTGGTAAGcagggaacaggagaagaggaCATATGTACCCAAGTTGGTAAGGCACCTGGCTAGCATGTGacaaaccctgggttcaatccccagacccacataaactgggcagagtggcacacacctgtaatcccagcacttgagaagtaaaGACAAGGGGATCCAAAATTCAAAATTATCCTTGACTACATGATGAGTTTAAGaatagcctgggttacatgtgaCACTGCTTCAAAACACATACTCCTAAAAAATTCACACCCccgaacaaaacaaagaataagcaaatgaaaacaagttcaaggtcctcctcagTTACCTGggaggctggaggccagcctgggcttcgtgaggccctgtctcacatCAGGGGTCTGTGCTGGGCAGATGGCTTAAGAGCACGTAGTGCTTTTCAGAAGACCCAAATTTAATGCCCAGCACCTCTACCAGGCGGCTCACAACaacccaatgcctctggccttgaTGGGTGCCTACCCACATGTGCTGTACACATACATAGTaaaacattttgtaaatatttacataCAAAGAAAACAGCAGGGCTAGCCATGAGAGCCGGTTCTTTGGTTCAGGGGAAGCTACAGCAGCTAGGAATTCCTTCCATCGTGATTCTAATATATCTTGGCTACAAGTGCAGATGTCCTCTACACAATCTGACCTATACCAAATAAGTAAAATCCATGCATCTATGGGGAGACAATGTCCAGGGAAGAAAACTCACAGCTCAGGCCAGGGGGGAACACTGAGACGGAGGCCAGCAGAGTGTGGGCTAGGGGGGAACACTGAGACGGAAGCCAGCAGAGTGTGATGACGCTTCTGTACTCCAGCCCCTTAGTCTCAAGGTTCTCATGAATGCTGATAGAACCAGACATCTTAATTCTTCTCAAGTTATCCAGAGTGAACAAAATTAAGTCATTTCCAAGTACTTAGTCTAGGATTTATGAGACTGGGGAACTTTCTAGACTATTACCTACTGTCTGTAAATCGATGGTAGGCTTTATATCCTACACAATCTTGTGCAGTGCTGTGCGAGGTCTCCACATATAAAGTCATAAACTAAGAAAACAGATGGGAAATTTCAGAAACGCTTATGATGTGACAGCAAAGACTGGCACTGTCGCAGAGTCATCCAAGAACTGCTAATCTCTTTATGATAACAGCCCATATGACAATGTGGATGTGCTTTGCTTTTGGCATGCTGTAATCATTTATCTGTAGCATTAAGTTACAGCCAGATGTCCTTGGATTAGAGTCAGTTTGAgcatattaaaattgttttctgtcTATCTTAGGAGGTTTTGTTTCAGGGCAAAAGATTAGGACAGTTGAAAGGAATCCTGGCAGATCCTCTCAAGAAGGCTAAAAGCAGGAATTCATTAGTGTTCAAGATTAGACAGCTGGATCCAAGAATAAATTTGTTCACTTTTGGCAAAGCTGTGGTCAGAGCTTGCCACTTTCTTCTTGACTCTGAAATGGCATCTGGTCAAATCAGCCTGAGCCAGGTAGCATGGAGAGGTGCACTCACAGGAGTCATGGCGGAGTCGTGATAATAACTGGggctggccaggctggcctcctctaGTTTGGGAGAAAGTGCTCACTAATTGAAAACCTACCAACTACCAGGTACCCTCCCTTGCACCCATGCAGTCAGCTTTCAGGCTGGTATCCCCATTTAAGAGATGAGGAAAATGAAGCTCGGGAGGTCCCATCAATCGGCCAAGGTCTCACagttaaagaaaaagcaaagaaccttGGTCTCCCAAGCCAGTGCTTGCAGTCTTCCAGAATTCATCTGACCACATGCAAACgagccaccactaccaccaccaccaccaccacaggaaCACACTAGAGAACTCTCCAGCACTCGGTGGGTGCAGTCTTGCTGTACCAAGGTTGGGTGGACTGTCTGTGGTATCTTTACAGTGAGCACGGGGCTGGTGCCTTCTTTTGCACTGCTTAGATTACAGGTTGGCGAGAGTACCTGGTATTCCTGAGGTTCTGCCCTCAGGGTTGTTAAATCTGCTCTTGCTACACTGGGTGTCAAAGAGTAAGTAGGATCGAGCCCACCAGTCATCTGAGAAAAATACCACCCACATAAAAGACACATGGGACTTCTACAGCAAGACTACACTGTGCTCTAAGAGGGAAGAGTTAAGCTGGGTGTGGGttcacacacctttgatcccagcattccataggcagaggcaggtggacctctatgagtttgagaccagcctggtctctagggctatgtagagagaccctgtctcctttctttctttttctttcttcctttctttctttcttccttcctttctttctttcttcctttttttttttttttggtttttcaagacagggtttctctgtgtagttttgggtgcctgtcctggatctcgctctgtagaccaggctagtctcaaacccatagagatcctcctggctctgcctcctgagtgctgggattaaaggcctgcaccaccactgcctgagagaccctgtctcaaaaaaaaaaaaaaaaaaaagaggtgagagATAAAGATGCCATGCTCCGTTTTTACTTTACTTGCTTCTGACTCTTGGGCTGCCACCACTACCAACCCCACCAATGAGCAAGgttcttattttgtctttttttcccataAAATATTTCTCTTGGCAAATATCAgctataaaacatattttattgctttccttttgCAACTTATTGTTGCCTAAatataatcttccaaaaataccccACAAATTAATCCTCTTTGCTACAAAACTGCAGGGAACCAATATGAACAAAGTTTCATTACACATAAATTTAGCACCTAGAACACTGAGTCATACATTAAAGGACAACCCAAGTCCCTCTAATGACTATGTAAAATTCAGAGCccatactttcattttttttaaatgtttaattgcCATGAGGTAGTAATTCTACGTGTTTGTGAGATACAATGCAATATTTTAATTCATGACTATGATGTTTAGTGATCTGTTCAGAGTAACTGATTTATCCACCACCTTCGAATGCATCATTTATGCTGGAAACATTCAATATTCTCTCTGCTAGCTACATGAAATGTACAATGACAGTCTTGCTTATGCTACAATCTAGCACATCAGAGCAATTCCTCCCATTCATCTTTACCTCTGTATCTGTTGACTACCTTCTCCATCCCCAACACCAGGCAGAGCCTCTAATTCTAGATTATAAAATAAAGGCTAATTAAGTCTTCTCATAATTAAGTACAAATGCCTCTCCCTATGGTTTACATAAATCTATCAATTccattcattgtttatttttcattttttctttattatacatTCCTGttttaagttactttttttttttttttttttttttttttggtttttcgagacagggtttctctgtgtagctttgcgccttttcctggaactcacttggtagcccaggctggcctcgaactcacagagatccgcctggctctgcctcccgagtgctgggattaaaggcgtgcgccaccaccgcccggcaagttacATTCTTATAAGGAAAAGCCTATTAAACTCCTATTTTAGTGTCCAGCATTGGGCACTGGGTGATAATATTCTTTGCTCCTTCAAAGCAGTAACTTAATCAACTTCAGCCACAGAAGTGCACAGCAGTTGAAAATCGTGGTTAGAATTCAAATATGACAACCTTTATCTACtctagttctttgttttgttctatatATGGATAACAAATCTCAAGTACTACAAATGCTCAGTAATGTCTGTTTCTAGGCCCCTGCTGGAGTGTGCCGATGCCTTTGATGACTATACTATACATGTTACACACAACATAGACTCTCAAGAGATTTAAAGCATGCCACCAAGGGGGGACCTAGCAGTGACATTCGTGACCAAGAGCCACTGGTTAAACACACAGTCACTTATTCCTCACAGCCCTAAAGTAGTGCTGCCATAATCGACATGATGAATGTCATGTCATAAACGACAAAGCTGGGTACATCGAAGCTGTCCTTAGAGATCACCAAGACAGCAATAATGCACCATTTCAGCCATGCAGCACCATGCAATACTCTCCCTTCCTTCAAGAAGGGGTGCATCCTCTACACCAAGATTTCACTCATGCTCCCTCCCAGTACTGATGCCTCCTCCTGAGCTCTACACAAGAACACCACATGGTGAATGCAAGCAGGGAACCTGTGTCGTGGATCCTTGCAGTGAGGGAATTCAGCCTTCCCAACAGACCAGCAGTGACTCAGATGATTTGTGCAGGATACTGACTTGTGCCAATTCAACCACATAGACCTCAAAGATCACTGGTTTTGCTTAAACATctgacagcaaaaaaaaaaggaaaaataaaataaataatagctttaTTCACTGAGTGACAGGCACTTTGCCAAAAAGCTCAGCCTTTCAAAGGGAATGAGAGTGGGACTGGTTGAAAGGCACATTATGCCATATTGACATAGCTGGATTTGCCAAGAACACAGAGTGTGAGCTCTAAAACTACTTTTAGCTCTGCTTTTACCAAAATAATTTGCCAATTTTACTTTGAGGGCTGGGAAGAATTATATAGGTAAATTGCCTTCAGGTGCTTCTGACATTAGGGCCACAATACTGCCCCTGATTTCAATAATAACTAAGAAATTTTAATTCCTAATAAACAAGCTAATGCATGTCTCTTTAACTACTACCAAGTCTTCGAATTAGTTCTGAGGTTGCTGACAACCAAAAGCCTACTGAATGGGGAAAATGATGTGGAGAAAATTTCTCAATTTCCTCTGCATGGTAAGGTTTGGTTGGAGGAGGGGCAGAGCTCATAAGAGCTGATGGTAGATACAGCATCTATTGAAGTGTTTATCAAGAATGTGACCCCAGTtgcaaacccagcactcagagatGGAAACACAGAGATCAGTTGCTCAAAACCTTCCTTGCTCAAGTCacattgcaagttcaaagccagacccTACCTTAAGCCTTCTCCCTCGCCAACCTCAAAATGTTTTGATTAGTGGCAAATGTGAAATATGGGTGCCATATGGTCCTCCAGAAGTGTCGTCTAGAAAGGAGACATTGATGAAATTTGGCTTTGGTGTGAGGAACTGTGTATTTGTCTGCTCTCTATCAAAGTCACATATTTTGCATCAAATTTGTAATCCTCATTCACGTTCAAGGCAAAAGAAGGATCTGCTTTCCCTCGTCACCATAACCAACGcaattttcctgtttgtttctaGGTCATGGTAGGAAAACTCTTGGTTTGCATTTCCTGCTACTTGTGGATGCTATTTTTATCCAGGAGTTTGCTGACAACTCCAAAGTTAATTCTACAATTTGTATTCTTCTTCTAACACCCACAAACCATTGCTTAAGTGGGGCTTCGGGGTATTTTTATAAACGTCTTTCCTGCCCGTTGATTTGTGGCTAACCCACTTTAGCTTGTTTCCTGAGGTTCTTCTGTGATCTGCCCTCAAGTCCGGTCCAGTAGATAGGAGTTCAGCAGGCAAGTTCTTTCTAGAACTGAGGAAGTGCTGCCTCTGGTGACAAGGACACGGTCTGTGCTTTCCTGACTCCGCCTGTTAGCGCTTCCTcccccacatacatgtgtgttacACGGGGGATTCTGGCCAGGTATCAGTACAGATGAAACAGAAGGCTAGCACAGATAGACAGCAGAGCAGCCGTGGCTTAAGTGCTAGGTTAGCATGTTTAGATTGTGACCATGTAACTATGGGCAAATGATCTAACTATTTTGTTCTTCCATTTTCACAtatgtaaaatgaggataataatgGCACTTGTACAATTCTcctcatttaattttattaagagTACCTAGATCAAGAACAGATAGTAAGAGCCCAACAAGAAGGGGAAAGAAATTTCAGGAAGTAAGACTCCAAGGGGTGCATTAAGGAATCTAGGAATGAACTTCCAATAACATCCCATTAAAGACCAGGATGGGAACATAgatcagtcaggaaagtgcttgccacaaagcataaggtcctgagttcaatcctcagctgcCATGTAAAAAGTTGGGTATGGttgcacatgcctggaatcccggctctaaggaagcagaaacaggcagatcccagcCAACCTAGGCTAATCAGAGAGCCCAAGTTCTAGTgacaaaccctgcctcaaaacaaaagatGTGGACACCACCTGAGGAAGAACAGCTGAGGGAGACTTCTAACTTTCACGGGCATAAGTATGTACACTCGGAGAACATGCGCGCGCGcccacgcgcacacacacacacacatgcacacaaaggccATGCCATCTGGGCcattaagaggaaaataaaaacaaggtccAAGTCACTATGATTGTAAATATGCCTGAGGCTAAGAAATCATAAATCCCAGAGTTGTTGTGTTTAATTAATATTTCTTTGGAACTATTCACAACTCAACTATTCTGTACCAAAAGAGGCAGTGTGGATAAGGGAAAACCACATTTCATAAatgtggcttacagtttctggTTCTAagaatttctgttttctcagaaagCCCTTGAGCCACCCTACTCTGCAGAAGTCAGTCAGTCTGGACATTTTATTGCTGCTTCCGATTTTCCTTCATGAAAAcaagtctctctccctccatagGCTATAGATACCCTAATGAAAACTAATCCAGGCCTCTTCAGTCTTGCAAAAGACCAAGAGGAAGGGCAAGTCTCATGGCAATTGTAATGTCAGTGTGATTAACAAATTCTGAAAAGCATGAGAGAAACATAAGGAGCAGAAGCTAAGATGAGGCAAGCCTTGATTTCCTATTGCCTTTGAGAAGATGACCCACTCCTGCTGGCATGCTGCTGCGGCTAGCTTGCTCTTCTGAGAATCTGGTTACCGCTGGAGCAGGAAGCTTTGGGGGTGCCAGAGTGAACCCCATCGCAAGGACTTGGGAACCATGTGGGTGAAAAGGGAGTCAGAGTGGCAAAGCAAGCATGAATTTTACAGCATCTAACGAAATCAGAAATCAGACACAGAGCCTCCTTTCCCTgtgttattttttcttctttttaaatttaagtttacaTATGGTCAGCCAGGAACTGAAAATATTAagtagaaaattctagaaataaacaacTTGTAAGGTTTTAGCAACTTATTAAAGCAAACTTGTAATTGCTCTATTTTCCTGTGTGACATTGTTGCTGATCCCTTACTGTGCCTAGTTCACAGAGTAAATGTTCCCACAGGCATGTGTGTACAGGATTTGGTGCTATCTGTTGTTTTAGGCATCCACTGGGGGCCTTGGGTTTTTCTCCTGGAAAACTAGGGGCCTGTTGCCATGGTTTGAAAGATCAGAAGGTCATGAGTGTGGTATTTATGAGAGTAGAGCCTGAGATCACTTGTTGGCAGGGGATGCCTAAAATGATGGATAACATGAATCCGGGACAGAACGGCAACTCCttaggagagaaagaacaagagggAGACAGCAGCTTCCCTGAGAGCTCCCCCagccctgaccaaaagcaaggaGAGAGTTTATCCATTATCGAGGAAAGtcaacctggaggcagcagcggaagcagagactgtggaggaacactgcttgttggcttgctttccatggcttgcccagcttgctttttcaagcaacccaggaccacctgcccaggagtggcaccacccccAGTTTGTTGGGCCcctccacatcagtcattaatctaTATTAATTTctatgcacagacatgcatttaGACCAATCTTATGGAAGCAATTCCTCATCAAGGCCCCTCTCCCAGGTGACTCATTTGTGTAAAAGTGATAGAAACTGGCCAGCACACTCTCTTTTTACTTTCCGCCTGGTCTTATTCTGCAGCTCTCTGCTGGCCTGAAAcccactgtgtcctgtgcagccTCGAATGTGCGCCAATCTTCCGGCCCCTGTCCCCCACGTGCACTGCCAGGCCCAGCCTTTCAAAATGTTTCCTGATGGGCATCTCGGGTCACCAGGATGGAGTCTCTTTGCTTCCCAAATGACTCAGCAGCCTCAGCTGTGACCTGGGGGGTCTTCCGCGTCTCTGACCCTCCCCCTGGGGATTGCCTCCCGCTCTCTCTTCCCCCACTAAGCTGGCACTGCAGCTTTATGGCCTTAATAGAAAATAGGAGCCAAAAACTTGTAACCTAAACACTTCATTTTTCCAGAGTTGAAGAAAGTTCCAAGCAACATCCCTCCAGACATTGTTAAGCTTGACTTGTCATACAACAAAATCAGCCAGCTCCGAGCCAAGGAATTTGAAGATGTTCATGAACTAAAGAAATTAAACCTGAGCAGCAACGGCATTGGATTCATAGATCCTGGTAAGTCCCACGGCGTGCCCCTGGTAATTGTGCTGAGAGTGTTCTTCTACGGCAACGTCTATAGTAACACCATCTAGTTACAAAAACTAAGTTCAAAAAGCATGAGTTTTAATTAAGCATGATACTAAAATAGGACTTGTTTGGCACTCAGAAGTATGTGCCAAAATATTGCCTTTCAAAGGGTGTAGTACTATCTAGTCATCCCTTGGTGTCCAGGGTCATGGTTCCAAGACTTTAGTTAATCACTTGTTGATAATACTTAGTATAACAAAATGCCATATAAAGCGTTGTTATACTATATTGTGTAAGGAATAATAAGAGAAGTCTAGTGAGAACACACTACATATTCAGAACAGATACATTTTTGTCAGCTATTTTTATCTGTGGTTGGTTGAATCTGCAAATATAGAATCTGACAGATGCAGGGCACTGACTACATAGTACTAATCAATGTTTACTCCGTCAGCTCAGATAACAAAAGCATTGTAGAGTAGATATATATACAGAGCAGGAGTGGAGGGattctcacaatgtagcccagactggtcatGAATTCTTCTTCTCCTGCCCTGGCTCCTCAGGAGC
Protein-coding regions in this window:
- the Lrrc17 gene encoding leucine-rich repeat-containing protein 17 isoform X2, with amino-acid sequence MHIVAILILLCLCRAAELRKASPGALRSQANPSRSRSQAGGGRRGSPAKRYAPGLPCDVYTYLHEKYLDCQERKLVYVLPDWPQDLLHMLLARNKIRVLKNNMFSKFKRLKSLDLQQNEISKIENDAFFGLNKLTTLLLQHNQIKVLTEEVFIYTPLLSYLRLYDNPWHCTCELETLVSMLQIPRNRNLGNYAKCESPVALRNKKLLQLKTDELCDEEDKEQLDPKPQVSGRPPVIRPEADSTLCHNYVFPIQTLDCKRKELKKVPSNIPPDIVKLDLSYNKISQLRAKEFEDVHELKKLNLSSNGIGFIDPGPVQSSEGLQDSSRSGESPWSCACTGEQL
- the Lrrc17 gene encoding leucine-rich repeat-containing protein 17 isoform X1, giving the protein MHIVAILILLCLCRAAELRKASPGALRSQANPSRSRSQAGGGRRGSPAKRYAPGLPCDVYTYLHEKYLDCQERKLVYVLPDWPQDLLHMLLARNKIRVLKNNMFSKFKRLKSLDLQQNEISKIENDAFFGLNKLTTLLLQHNQIKVLTEEVFIYTPLLSYLRLYDNPWHCTCELETLVSMLQIPRNRNLGNYAKCESPVALRNKKLLQLKTDELCDEEDKEQLDPKPQVSGRPPVIRPEADSTLCHNYVFPIQTLDCKRKELKKVPSNIPPDIVKLDLSYNKISQLRAKEFEDVHELKKLNLSSNGIGFIDPAAFLGLTHLEELDLSNNSLQNFDYGVLEDLYFLKLLWLRDNPWRCDYSIHYLYYWLKHHYNVHYNGLECKTPEEYKGWSVGKYVRSYYEECPKDKLPVYPETFDQDTEDDEWEKIHRDHTAKKHRVRITIVG